TGCCCTCATAATGTGCCCACGTACATTTTTTTATAGGGTATCAAGTCagacgtagttcttggggaacaagaaatctagaTGGAATTGGGTTCTCATTCCGTGGCCAAATAGGAGTTGTCGAACCAACTCCCTATCACAACTCGAATATTGATTTGCTTTTTGAGTGCCCGACGATCACAAAGGTCCAAGGCTCGGTTACGACTTTGGGACTTCACGGACAAGAAAACTTCACGGGTGGTGGATATCCCCATCCGCTACCGCCACTCCCGTCGATCATAACCGCGGTTATAGCCATGACTTACCACTAACGGCAAAACGCATCCTTGCCCCCCGATGAGGATAACCTACCAGACTACatgacaagtgatcccaagcatAGAAGTGCAAAGTGCGACATAACCCCCAGAGTCTCCCGTCAAGGACAACCCGCCAAATAAGGAGACAgggctcccaaagcacacactagATATTTACGATCGTGCCCCTATGAGGATAACCCGCAAGACTACAGAATGACGCATTCGTTATGTTTTTCTGCGGTGGCATGCTCCCGGAGGGCCCTTTTTCTTCTTCGTGCGCGCCCTAGGAAGGGTTGGAGTCCTTCGGAGTCCTCTCCCATGTCTAGGGCGCGCCCTACGCATGGAGAGCTCCGCTAGGGCTCCTCTTCTTCTATTGTATGATTCTTATGTTTTATTACTTTCCAGTTTAGTTGTGGAAGCAACCTCCTTTCCAATTCTTGCTTGTCATCTCACTTGCACTGCAGAGCGGCCATATAGCACGGGGCGCCCCCTAGGACGGTCCAGGGACATTTCCCCGGATCATTCTTCGTTTGTTGATCGTTTCActctttctcctttggcttcaAATCATCCTTTATAGACTCTTCATGAATAATTGTTCTACGTCATCGTCTTCTGCTATAACGATTGTCGTAGTATCGTCGTCATAGCAGTCGTCGCACTATTTCATCACTATGATTGTTGTAATCTCCCGTTGTGATGGTCGTCGTAAACCTTCATATATAAAATTCACCAATCGTCGTTATAATTTCTCGTCGTTAATAGTCGTCGTAATCGACTCCCATATATGGTATGCCCTATAGGGGCGCCTTAGGCTCCGGAGACGCGTTTTCCGGAACTCGTCCGTCTTCTTTCTCGGCGGTGATCCGacccattttttaaaaaatccaaTAAAATACTCATGACGATTTTATGGGATAACAtactaaaatatttataaaataatagtAAAAAGATAATTAAGTACATAGATCAAATGTCGTGTGCTAGAACTTGGGCTAAAACAAAAAGAGTATTTAATATTGAGCGATTCGTTAATTTTGAGAAGTTTTGCAAAAATGCTACTGTTTTAATATTTTCTTGTAATAttactatcttttaaaaatattttcaaaatatgATACGGCCAAAATCAAAAAGATATgcaattaattatatttatttttttggttGTATTCGAGATAATATCTAATTGCATGAAGTTGCATTAATATCTAGTTGCATGTATTTGTAGAAATTCGTTGATATTGCATATGTTTGCAGAAAAATATTTGTttacaaaaaaattgaaaatgtatttttacaaaaaaaaataaaaaaataaaaaaataaaaatctgttcttataaattattaaaaattatttttacaaacatctttttgaacttgtgtatttttcaaaaaagccCTTAATTTTATAGGTGTGATagatattaatttttaattttagggCATTTCTAAAATTTATCCGAGTGCAAAAATAATTTTACACAATACTGtcacttttttaaaaaaattacagaaatactattttttttatttttcttatgCAAAAATACGGTAACTATAACTCGATGCAATATCGACGAGTTTCTGCAAGTTTAATGCAACTACATGCATACGTAGCACCCTAGttttacaaatatatttataaGATAGTAAGATTACAAAATAACTTGAAAATTATagtatttttgaaaatttctctCGATTtcatataaatcaattaaaaattagcTAATACTTTgtgttaatttatattttatgcATTGTACATTCCAACTCTCAACATGTATGTAGTATTTTGGGAGGATATGTATGTCAGCATCAGAGTATGTCATCACGTAACTAAGAAATATGTTTCTCATTTTTCACCCTCTCGGCCACAAAAGTAAAACAAATAATAATCAGAAAGGATGAGGTCAAGCAAAACGACAAACTATAGTTTGACAATGGGGTAGATAAAGACATGAAACAAGAGAGTATTGGTGATATGCATATTATAATGGCAAGTACCCAATCTTGTTGTGGGTAATTTTCAATCTTGAGACTATGAGGCATATAAAGAGGTTTAGATTAGTGTGATACAAGTTTTAAGCTCTTGAATCTTGTGACAAAAGTATTATGTATGGTAAAGTAATAATGTACTACTTTAATCTAGTTTATCCATCTACTTTATTCAACCTATTGGGCTAATCAGCAATAAGTAAAAAAGACAAAACTCTAATCCGGGTTGTGTTCTATTTTTCTCTATATATACAACTACTCTTCCAAAAAATTCCTTCTAAGCACAACACTTTTCTTGTAAGCCATACCAAATAATAAAAGCATAATCTTTCTTTACATTTTTTGCAAATTTTTGTAGATACTTATGTTGATTCTTCAGAAGCTCATTTATCAACAAAAATAAACCAACAGCTGGTTTGTGCTTAGCATATGCATTCATGTTCTTTGTACTATGACTAACATGTATTGTTTGAGTGATTCTGCTTGCATTTTGGTATATATTCTTATGTTTTCTTGATGTAAAAGCTAGTGACTAAAAAAGGACCTGGTTTGGTTAATTTCTTGATTTCAGGAATGGAGGCTGCAGAGATTGTTCTGAGACCTCTTTTGTTTAGTTTTCTATTTTTGTTGTATTCTGTTTTGGTGAAAAGCTAGTCTTCTTTCCTCTGCTTTGTAGTATATTAAAGCTAGATACATAACTTGATTTTTGGTTATTGATCCAATGACTCTGACTTAGCTTCTTGCCTCCAAGCTCAAATTTTCAGGTAGGATACAACTTTGATGATATGTATGTTTATATTTGTAGTACTTGTTTGGTCACATTTGACTATAACTACTTGTGTTTTGCTATGTTTTTGCAGAGATTATTGAACACTAATGTTACGGACCTAGTGAATTTTAGGACAACCTCTAATGGCTGACCAACACTCATTACCATCTCCAACTAGTCAAACCACATCCACTACATCACTTTTTGGTTCTCCAAGATTTTTCAGTGGATCATTCAGAAAGGGTACTAGTAGTATCTTTGATTCTGAAACCATGATGAGTCCAACTTCAATTCTAGACACCAAAAAGGTCTCAAATTTGATCAGCCCATTTGGGTATGATCAGAGCATGTCAAAATCCCAAAACACATCATCCCAAGAAAACAAGCCCTTACTTGAGAAAGGACTTGGTCTTGCTCTTGTGGATTCATTAAATGATGACAAAAATCTTGAAAATTTCAATTTTATCAAACCAAAGCTAAAGATTCAAATTCCCACTCTACCATTGTCTGTTTGTTCGCCAAATCATTCACCAAAGTCTCCTGCTGTCTTTGGCATCAAGACCCCGAATCGCAATTCACAGATCTTGGGTCCAAAATCTCCTTTTGGACTTAATTCTAGTGTTCAAACAAGTGATTGTTTGAATTCTCCTACTGCAGCACTGACATTGAGTGAAATGGAGCTTTCTGAGGACTATACATGTGTGATTTCTCATGGGCCTAATCCAAGAACTGTTCGTATATACGATAATTGCATTGTGGAAAGCTGCAATGGTGTTGTTGGGATGACTGACTTGAACAAAGAGTATAATTTGTACTCACCATCTCAGAGTTTTCTAAATATATGCCCCAATTGCAAGAAGAATCTTGGTGATGGCAAAGACAGGTTAGTCCAATTTCACTTTCTTTTCTGATCATGACATTAGCAGTTCTGATATGCAGCTCACTAAGAGAAATGTACTGACTACCGGCTAAAAGTAACATGATCTTCAAGTTATTAGTTCAGAACAACAAATCAGAATAGTTCTAAATACATAACTTATACATTGGTTTGATGAACTTTGTAATATGGGACCATGTATAGGAACTCAAATTGCTGTTTCAATGACGTATTGACACAAACTTCAAACTTGTGTAGTTAAATTAGTGTAGATAGGCAAAGATTTTGTTAGAAAGTAATTAGATAACTTATTCATATAGGGTCATGTTCTGGTACTACAAATCATGGTTACAAAACCCTGAGTATTAGGACTTGTACTATTCAATCGTGCTCATGTTTAAGCTAATTTTGTAGGTAAAATTAGTTTGTATATAAATGCATGACCTATATATATAACTTTATGTACGAGGATAAAATTTACATAAGGTATACTTGGGTGTTGGTATGTTTGTTGCAGGAATATTGAGAATGCCTTTGGCAATAATGAATGCTCGTGCAATGAGATAATCTCGTCAGAAGAAGTGAACAACTCAGAAACAATTATGGCTTCAACCTTTAAGGACATGAATCAAGCTACGAAAACACCACAGAAGAAGTGTTGAAATTTTCAACTAAAACTATTGAGTGTGATCGGATCTTATATTTGATCTGTTTTCATGTTGTTTTACATTTTGGCTTCTTTCTCCTGCATATTAAGACACAAAGAAAGAATGTAAATTACAAGATATTTGAATGATTATTTTGTGTTTCTAACGAATTTTGAATGGTCCATTCGGCTAAgctttaaattaaattaaatatatatgtAATTAAATAATTTACACCATTATTTTTATACTATTCAATCAAAGTGATTATCCATACAAAACATTACATGTACTAAATGGTAAAGTTGAATGACCCACAGAAAAAATTCAATATTCTTTGTTTATAACTTATAAATAACACATAATCGACTGCGCGAGTAATTTACAATATTACTTAATTTACACATTCGTACTTGCATTTTGTGCAAACGTCATAatttgatctcttcatttttTTTCTCATCTAAAATTTGACTTTTTCGAAAGGATTATACTGGAGTAAAATCCTTTTCAGACGACCAATGAAACTTAAAAATACAGATATTTGTTAGTAATTAGGCCACGCTATAGGTCAATACATAATCCCATGTTGaagaatattataaataaatgaTCTCCATCAAAAAAATTCAGACTGCAGATCTGTAATATAGCAGATAATTGCAGAAGGAACGAAAAtgacacacacacatatataataCAAAATGTATACATTATACATTATACATTATACATATGTGTGAAGAAGATGGAGATGGATTTTAAATTTCAATGGATAGAATGGACAAACACATGTCAAGGAAGAAAAACATAACAAATTTTGCAAGGGAACAGAGTGTGAAGAATGAGAATAGTTGCTGTACTTTTATTCTCTTCTATAGACCATTCACGCCAAAGGGTAACATAACAATCTGGTCCTTGAAAAAGTATTTTATTGTACAGTACTCAGAATTTACAAATTTATACATGGGAAATGGAATGGCAGACGGCACTTGATACGTTCCCCCCACCGGTAAAAGAGAAACCATACCAGGTTTCTTTAGGTTGTCAGGATTTCATGATTGTCCTCAAATAAATTTCCTTTTAATTATCCTCGAGGGAAAATTTTAGTAGGCGAGCTCCAAGGAGTGGAAACCCGATGAAACATTTATAAGCCAAATGCATATGAGTTTTTTGGGCAAGGATGAGCTACAGATTTTTTGTTTTAAAATGATACTCTGCTTATTTATACAAAGACACCAACTTAAAAACCCGACCTGGATACAATATCGATAAAAGGTTGATAGGCGAGGATCTTGGGGTTTGATCTTACTGATTCA
The sequence above is drawn from the Apium graveolens cultivar Ventura chromosome 2, ASM990537v1, whole genome shotgun sequence genome and encodes:
- the LOC141708521 gene encoding FCS-Like Zinc finger 8-like — its product is MADQHSLPSPTSQTTSTTSLFGSPRFFSGSFRKGTSSIFDSETMMSPTSILDTKKVSNLISPFGYDQSMSKSQNTSSQENKPLLEKGLGLALVDSLNDDKNLENFNFIKPKLKIQIPTLPLSVCSPNHSPKSPAVFGIKTPNRNSQILGPKSPFGLNSSVQTSDCLNSPTAALTLSEMELSEDYTCVISHGPNPRTVRIYDNCIVESCNGVVGMTDLNKEYNLYSPSQSFLNICPNCKKNLGDGKDRNIENAFGNNECSCNEIISSEEVNNSETIMASTFKDMNQATKTPQKKC